The following are from one region of the Tenacibaculum dicentrarchi genome:
- a CDS encoding type ISP restriction/modification enzyme, which yields MTIQEYITKINTLFITGNAREHSYRGDLQNLIMAILPDVLVTNEPARVACGAPDYVLTRKNIPIGYIEAKDIGVDLKSKTLKEQFDRYKAGLTNLAFTDYLEFQFYRNGELTTKIAIAKIENEQIVGIPENFKQFTQLIKNFAQIVSQTIKSPTVLAQMMAGKAKLMANIIEKSLNKDDQNEHRSNIKSQMLSFQQMLIHDIDNKAFADIYAQTIAYGMFAARYHDPTLESFSRQEAAELIPKSNPFLRKLFQDIAGFDLDDRIAWIVDELVQIFLASDVADIMKNFGKSTKQEDPVVHFYETFLGEYNPALRKARGVWYTPQPVVNFIVRAVDDVLKSEFKLSKGLADTSKTTIRVKTDIANKNFKSGYKEVDKQVHKVQILDPATGTGTFLSEVIKHLHKKFKGQQGIWSNYVSKDLIPRLNGFELLMASYAMAHLKMDMLLTETGYKPKDNQRFNIFLTNSLEEAHKDSGTLFSSWLADEADQANAIKRDAPVMCIIGNPPYAVSSTNKSEWILNLMKDYKKDLKEKSYNSLSDDYVKFIRYGQHFIQKNGSGVLAYISNNSFIDGITHRQMRKNLLETFDKIYILDLHGNAKKKETSPDGSPDQNVFDIMQGVSINIFVKTGDKKPKELGKIFHADLFGKRDFKYDFISENNLASIKWKILENKKPYYFFVPKDFQSEEIYNKGIKINELFNTYGPGVETGQDKLFVSHNKKTLKNTFNILSEKNENYYKELSIINKKSYLIKDKLFNDDLSDVPIKKYIYKIFDFRYIAYANKSLRRADYNVFKHIKNNNNLFLNLMRTIVATNNYSSIMITNSIIDKNLYSFQTYAFPLYLYSEEKANLEIFSEDKKGEAITRVPNLDKKIINKIAKKLGLKFTTEKEETAKTFAPIDVLDYIYTVLHSPNYRETYKEFLKIDFPRVPFPKDEKTFWDLVKLGGEIRQIHLLESPIVEDAITQYLGDGDNIITRKLTKTDIGYQAVTDTHGKVWINDINYFDNVPLVAWEFYIGGYQPAQKWLKDRKGRELDYEDIFHYNKIIVALTQTDKIMKEIDLIDFIEKDEK from the coding sequence ATGACCATACAAGAATACATTACCAAAATAAATACGCTTTTTATAACTGGTAATGCCCGAGAACACTCTTACAGAGGAGATTTACAAAATCTTATTATGGCTATTTTGCCCGATGTGTTAGTAACCAACGAACCCGCAAGAGTTGCCTGCGGTGCGCCTGATTACGTATTAACACGTAAAAATATTCCTATCGGATATATTGAAGCGAAAGATATCGGTGTTGATTTAAAAAGTAAAACCCTAAAAGAACAATTCGACAGATACAAAGCTGGTTTAACAAACTTAGCGTTTACCGATTATCTAGAATTTCAGTTTTATAGAAATGGCGAATTAACCACAAAAATTGCCATCGCTAAAATTGAAAATGAGCAAATTGTTGGAATCCCTGAAAATTTTAAACAGTTTACGCAACTGATAAAAAACTTTGCGCAAATAGTATCGCAAACCATAAAATCGCCCACCGTATTGGCGCAAATGATGGCGGGTAAAGCCAAATTAATGGCGAATATCATTGAAAAATCTTTAAATAAAGACGACCAAAACGAACATCGTTCGAATATAAAATCGCAAATGTTGTCGTTTCAACAAATGCTAATTCATGATATTGATAACAAAGCTTTTGCCGATATTTATGCACAAACAATCGCTTACGGAATGTTTGCCGCCCGATATCACGACCCAACATTAGAAAGCTTTTCAAGACAAGAAGCCGCCGAATTAATCCCTAAAAGTAATCCGTTTTTACGTAAACTTTTTCAAGATATTGCGGGCTTCGATTTAGATGACCGTATTGCGTGGATTGTAGATGAATTAGTACAAATATTTTTAGCGTCCGATGTTGCCGACATCATGAAAAATTTCGGTAAAAGCACCAAACAAGAAGACCCTGTTGTACATTTTTACGAAACGTTTTTAGGAGAATACAATCCCGCTTTACGCAAAGCTCGTGGTGTTTGGTACACACCGCAACCCGTGGTTAATTTTATTGTTCGGGCGGTGGACGATGTGCTAAAATCAGAATTTAAACTCTCGAAAGGTTTAGCAGATACCAGCAAAACAACTATCAGAGTAAAAACAGATATTGCTAATAAAAACTTTAAAAGCGGTTATAAAGAAGTCGATAAACAAGTTCACAAAGTACAAATTTTAGACCCCGCAACTGGTACAGGAACTTTTTTATCCGAAGTTATAAAACACCTTCACAAAAAATTTAAAGGACAACAAGGAATTTGGAGCAACTACGTTTCTAAAGATTTAATTCCTCGTTTAAATGGTTTTGAATTGTTAATGGCAAGTTATGCAATGGCACATCTTAAAATGGATATGCTACTCACAGAAACTGGCTACAAACCCAAAGACAATCAGCGTTTTAATATATTTTTAACCAATAGTTTAGAAGAAGCTCACAAAGATAGCGGTACGTTATTTAGTAGCTGGTTAGCCGATGAAGCCGACCAAGCAAATGCCATTAAAAGAGATGCCCCTGTAATGTGTATTATTGGAAATCCGCCGTATGCCGTTAGTAGCACTAATAAAAGTGAGTGGATTTTAAATTTAATGAAAGATTATAAAAAAGATTTAAAAGAAAAAAGTTATAATTCTCTTTCTGATGATTATGTTAAATTTATAAGATACGGACAGCATTTTATCCAAAAAAATGGAAGCGGTGTTTTAGCTTATATTTCTAATAATAGTTTTATTGATGGAATAACGCATAGACAAATGCGAAAAAATTTATTAGAAACTTTTGATAAAATTTATATTTTAGATTTACACGGAAACGCAAAGAAAAAAGAAACTTCTCCTGATGGTTCGCCCGACCAAAATGTGTTTGATATTATGCAAGGCGTTTCTATTAATATTTTTGTAAAAACAGGCGATAAAAAACCAAAAGAATTAGGAAAAATTTTTCATGCCGATTTATTCGGGAAACGTGATTTTAAATATGATTTTATTTCTGAAAATAATTTAGCATCAATAAAATGGAAGATTTTAGAAAATAAAAAACCTTATTATTTCTTTGTTCCTAAAGATTTTCAATCCGAAGAAATTTATAATAAAGGAATTAAAATAAATGAATTATTTAATACATATGGTCCAGGTGTAGAAACAGGTCAAGATAAACTATTCGTATCTCACAATAAAAAAACATTGAAAAATACTTTTAATATTTTATCAGAAAAAAATGAAAATTATTATAAGGAATTATCAATAATTAATAAAAAGTCTTATTTAATAAAAGATAAATTATTTAATGATGATTTATCTGATGTTCCTATCAAGAAATACATTTATAAAATATTTGATTTTAGATATATCGCTTATGCTAATAAAAGTTTAAGACGAGCAGATTACAATGTTTTTAAACACATAAAAAACAATAATAATCTTTTTTTAAATTTAATGAGAACTATTGTTGCTACAAATAATTATAGTAGTATTATGATTACTAATAGTATTATTGACAAAAATCTTTATAGTTTTCAAACTTATGCTTTCCCTCTATATTTATATTCCGAAGAAAAAGCAAATCTTGAAATTTTTTCTGAAGATAAAAAAGGAGAAGCAATAACACGAGTTCCTAATTTAGATAAAAAAATAATCAATAAAATTGCTAAAAAATTAGGTTTAAAATTTACTACAGAAAAAGAAGAAACCGCAAAAACTTTTGCACCAATTGATGTTTTAGATTACATCTATACCGTTTTACACTCGCCAAATTATAGAGAAACGTACAAAGAATTTTTAAAGATAGATTTCCCTAGAGTTCCTTTCCCTAAAGATGAAAAAACATTTTGGGACTTGGTAAAATTAGGCGGAGAAATACGCCAAATTCATTTATTAGAAAGCCCCATTGTAGAAGATGCAATTACGCAATATTTAGGCGATGGCGATAATATAATTACTCGAAAATTAACAAAAACCGATATTGGTTATCAGGCTGTAACCGATACACACGGAAAAGTTTGGATAAACGACATCAATTATTTTGATAATGTTCCTTTAGTTGCTTGGGAGTTTTATATTGGTGGTTATCAACCAGCTCAAAAGTGGTTAAAAGACCGCAAAGGACGAGAATTAGATTACGAAGATATTTTTCATTATAATAAAATTATCGTAGCCTTAACACAAACCGACAAAATAATGAAAGAAATTGATTTGATTGATTTTATAGAAAAGGACGAGAAATAA
- a CDS encoding ABC-F family ATP-binding cassette domain-containing protein, which translates to MLSVSNLSVQFGKRVLFDEVNTKFTQGNCYGIIGANGAGKSTFLKILSGVQEPTSGQVHLESGKRMSVLTQDHYAFDEFTTLDTVLKGNKELYKIKSEIDALYADYTDENAEKIGELQVRFEEMDGWNADSAAATLLSNLGIKEEDHYTLLADLDSKKKVRILLAQALFGNPDVLIMDEPTNDLDFETISWLENFLANFDNTVIVVSHDRHFLDAVCTHISDIDFAKINHFSGNYTFWYESSQLAAKQRAQQNKKAEDKKKELEEFIRRFSANMAKSKQATSRKKMIDKLNVDEIKPSSRRYPAIIFDRDREAGDQILNIEGLSKDFEGKPLFANVDINLNKGDKVAIISKSSKAVSTFYQIISGNEQADSGKFSWGVTTTQSYLPSDNSSFFQNGELDLVDWLRQYAQTEEEREAVFIRGFLGKMIFSGEEALKKSNVLSGGEKVRCMLSRMMMTRANILMLDEPTNHLDLESIQALNNSLINFKGTILFSTHDHEFAQTVANRVIEITPKGVIDKYATFDEYLADPKVKELRKKMYS; encoded by the coding sequence ATGTTATCAGTTTCTAATTTATCAGTTCAGTTTGGTAAGCGTGTTTTGTTTGATGAAGTAAACACTAAGTTTACTCAAGGAAATTGCTACGGTATTATCGGAGCAAATGGAGCGGGAAAATCTACTTTTTTAAAGATTTTATCAGGAGTACAAGAACCTACTTCGGGTCAGGTTCATTTAGAGTCTGGTAAAAGAATGTCAGTATTAACACAGGACCATTATGCTTTTGATGAGTTCACTACTTTAGATACTGTATTAAAAGGGAATAAAGAATTATATAAAATTAAATCGGAAATTGACGCTTTATATGCCGATTATACCGATGAAAATGCCGAGAAAATAGGCGAGTTACAAGTTCGTTTTGAAGAAATGGACGGATGGAATGCCGATTCTGCTGCGGCAACGTTATTATCTAATTTAGGGATTAAAGAAGAAGACCATTACACTTTATTAGCCGATTTAGACTCTAAGAAAAAGGTACGTATTTTATTAGCCCAAGCTTTATTTGGGAATCCTGACGTGTTAATTATGGATGAGCCTACCAACGATTTAGATTTTGAAACTATTTCTTGGTTAGAAAATTTTTTAGCGAATTTTGACAACACGGTAATCGTAGTATCGCATGACCGTCACTTTTTAGATGCCGTTTGTACACATATTTCTGATATCGATTTTGCTAAAATTAATCACTTTTCAGGAAACTATACTTTCTGGTATGAATCTAGTCAATTAGCAGCAAAGCAAAGAGCCCAACAGAATAAAAAAGCCGAAGATAAAAAGAAGGAATTAGAAGAATTTATCCGTCGTTTTTCTGCAAATATGGCAAAGTCGAAACAAGCGACTTCTCGTAAGAAGATGATAGACAAGTTAAATGTTGATGAAATTAAGCCATCTAGTCGTCGTTATCCTGCTATTATTTTTGATAGAGATAGAGAGGCGGGAGACCAAATTTTAAACATTGAAGGATTATCAAAAGATTTTGAAGGAAAACCTTTATTTGCTAATGTTGACATTAATTTAAACAAAGGCGATAAAGTAGCAATTATTTCAAAAAGCTCGAAGGCTGTTTCTACTTTTTACCAAATTATATCAGGAAATGAGCAAGCCGATTCAGGTAAATTTAGCTGGGGAGTAACAACTACACAATCGTATTTACCGTCTGATAACTCATCATTTTTTCAGAATGGCGAGTTAGATTTAGTAGATTGGTTACGTCAGTATGCACAAACCGAAGAGGAAAGAGAAGCTGTATTTATTAGAGGTTTCTTAGGGAAAATGATTTTTTCTGGCGAAGAGGCTTTAAAGAAAAGTAATGTATTATCGGGAGGTGAAAAAGTTCGTTGTATGTTATCGAGAATGATGATGACAAGAGCAAATATTTTAATGTTAGACGAGCCTACAAATCACTTAGATTTAGAATCTATTCAGGCATTAAACAACTCGTTAATTAATTTTAAAGGAACAATTTTGTTCTCTACCCATGACCACGAGTTTGCACAAACCGTAGCAAACAGAGTTATTGAAATTACGCCAAAAGGGGTAATCGATAAATATGCTACTTTCGATGAATATTTAGCCGACCCAAAGGTAAAAGAATTAAGAAAGAAGATGTATTCATAA
- a CDS encoding DEAD/DEAH box helicase has translation MSTFLDLGLKEPINKALTDLGYEKPTVIQEKAIPQIISSTDDLKAFAQTGTGKTAAFSLPIIEQIDTSDKNTQAIILSPTRELAVQIGNNIKDFAKYIPDLKVVTVYGGSNIEEQIRGLKRGAQIVVGTPGRTVDLINRRALRLGNVQWLVLDEADEMLNMGFKDELDKVLDATPETKQTLLFSATFPREVEAIARNYMSNPVEITSGEKNQGSDNVTHEYYVVNERTRYQALKRIADVNTNIYAIIFCRTRRETQEVANNLIKDGYSADSLHGDLSQQQRDSVMGKFRKKTIQILVATDVAARGIDVNDLTHVINHKLPDQIENYNHRSGRTGRAGSKGISVVLVNNKEKGRLRSIERIIKKKFQAKKVPTGKEICQNQLMHLIEKVKATEVNNEQIEEFLPSIYEKLEDLSREELVQKFVSLEFNKFLTYYNKSDDLNDLSSRDNSRARATDENMTRFFINLGRKDKLNPATLIGLINDQKIADKIEIGAIDILDTFSFFEIDKNFEKETLEAFSNNDADFNGRSVNIEITKSNRGGGGRGGRKPRSGGFGGRRPRGGSDRAPRDRGSRDRAPRGDRDSRRRNDSSSSSPRRSSGDGASSGFGRRRNRD, from the coding sequence ATGTCAACATTTTTAGATTTAGGCTTAAAAGAGCCTATAAACAAAGCATTAACAGATTTAGGTTACGAAAAACCAACTGTAATTCAAGAAAAAGCAATTCCTCAAATTATTTCATCTACCGATGATTTAAAAGCATTTGCTCAAACAGGAACAGGTAAAACAGCTGCTTTTAGTTTACCTATTATCGAACAAATAGATACTTCTGATAAAAATACTCAAGCTATTATTTTATCGCCTACTCGTGAACTTGCCGTTCAAATAGGAAATAATATTAAAGATTTCGCTAAATACATTCCAGACTTAAAAGTTGTAACAGTATATGGTGGTTCTAATATTGAAGAACAAATTAGAGGTTTAAAAAGAGGTGCGCAAATTGTTGTTGGTACTCCTGGAAGAACCGTTGATTTAATAAATAGAAGAGCATTAAGATTAGGAAACGTACAATGGTTAGTTTTAGATGAAGCTGATGAAATGCTTAATATGGGGTTCAAAGATGAACTTGATAAAGTATTAGATGCTACTCCTGAAACAAAACAAACATTATTATTTTCGGCAACATTTCCTAGAGAAGTTGAAGCAATTGCCAGAAATTATATGAGTAACCCTGTTGAAATTACATCAGGAGAAAAAAATCAAGGTTCTGATAACGTAACCCACGAATACTATGTAGTAAACGAAAGAACTCGTTATCAAGCTTTAAAAAGAATTGCAGATGTAAATACTAATATTTACGCAATTATTTTTTGTAGAACAAGACGTGAAACTCAAGAAGTTGCTAACAATCTTATTAAAGATGGTTATAGCGCAGATTCGTTACACGGAGATTTATCTCAGCAACAAAGAGATAGTGTTATGGGGAAATTCCGTAAAAAAACTATCCAAATTTTAGTTGCTACTGATGTTGCTGCACGTGGAATTGATGTAAACGATTTAACACACGTTATTAACCATAAATTACCAGACCAAATTGAAAACTACAATCACCGTAGTGGTAGAACTGGTAGAGCTGGTAGTAAAGGTATCTCTGTTGTATTAGTAAACAACAAAGAAAAAGGTAGATTACGTTCTATTGAGCGTATTATCAAAAAGAAATTTCAAGCTAAAAAAGTTCCTACTGGAAAAGAAATTTGCCAAAATCAATTAATGCACTTAATTGAAAAGGTAAAAGCTACAGAGGTTAACAATGAACAAATTGAAGAATTTTTACCAAGTATCTATGAAAAATTAGAAGACTTAAGTAGAGAAGAATTAGTTCAAAAATTTGTTTCTTTAGAATTCAATAAATTCTTAACGTATTATAATAAGTCTGATGATTTAAATGATTTATCTTCTAGAGATAATTCAAGAGCTAGAGCAACAGACGAAAATATGACTCGTTTCTTTATCAACTTAGGTAGAAAAGATAAATTAAACCCTGCAACATTAATTGGATTAATTAATGACCAAAAAATTGCTGATAAAATTGAAATCGGAGCGATTGATATTTTAGATACTTTCTCTTTCTTTGAAATAGATAAAAACTTTGAAAAAGAAACATTAGAAGCTTTTAGTAATAATGATGCCGATTTTAACGGACGTTCTGTTAATATTGAAATTACCAAATCTAACCGTGGTGGCGGTGGAAGAGGCGGAAGAAAACCCCGTAGTGGTGGTTTTGGCGGAAGAAGACCTCGTGGTGGAAGCGACAGAGCTCCAAGAGATAGAGGTTCTAGAGATAGAGCTCCAAGAGGAGATAGAGATTCAAGAAGACGTAACGATAGCAGTTCTTCTTCTCCAAGAAGAAGTAGCGGTGACGGTGCATCTTCAGGTTTTGGAAGAAGACGTAACAGAGATTAA
- a CDS encoding prohibitin family protein encodes MNNNRKLDFQLPKGGFLLAIVAVLGIIAFSKSTVTIKSGQAGVLYKTFGGGVVTDQPAMGEGFQIVAPWNKVFIYEVRQQEIFEKMQVLSSNGLEIRLEASAWFQPQTDKIGSLHQEKGENYISRVIQPAIRSAARSVVGRYTPEQLYSSKRDVIQTEIFAETKKILDKQFIQLNEILVRDVTLPTTIKTAIERKLKQEQESLEYEFRLVTAQKEAEKQIIEAKGKADANKILSASLTDKILQDKGIEATLKLANSPNSKVVLIGSGKSGMPIILGNQ; translated from the coding sequence ATGAATAATAACAGAAAATTAGATTTTCAATTACCAAAAGGGGGATTTCTTTTAGCAATAGTTGCTGTACTTGGAATTATTGCTTTTTCAAAATCGACAGTAACCATAAAATCAGGGCAGGCAGGTGTTTTATATAAAACATTTGGCGGCGGTGTAGTAACTGATCAGCCAGCAATGGGCGAGGGATTCCAAATTGTAGCTCCTTGGAATAAAGTTTTTATTTATGAGGTACGTCAACAAGAGATTTTTGAAAAAATGCAGGTTTTATCATCTAATGGTCTGGAAATTAGACTAGAAGCTTCGGCATGGTTTCAACCACAAACTGATAAAATTGGTTCTTTACATCAGGAAAAAGGAGAAAATTATATTTCGAGAGTTATTCAGCCAGCTATTCGTTCTGCAGCTCGTAGTGTTGTAGGACGTTATACCCCTGAACAATTATATTCTAGTAAAAGAGATGTTATTCAAACAGAAATTTTTGCAGAAACAAAAAAGATTTTAGACAAACAGTTTATTCAATTAAATGAAATTTTAGTTCGAGATGTAACTTTGCCTACAACTATTAAAACAGCAATTGAACGTAAATTAAAACAAGAGCAAGAATCTTTAGAATATGAGTTCCGATTGGTTACGGCTCAAAAAGAAGCAGAAAAACAAATTATTGAAGCAAAAGGTAAAGCGGATGCGAATAAAATTTTAAGCGCTTCTTTAACCGATAAAATTTTACAAGATAAAGGAATTGAAGCTACCTTAAAATTAGCAAATTCGCCAAATAGTAAAGTGGTTTTAATTGGTTCGGGTAAAAGTGGAATGCCTATTATATTAGGAAATCAATAA
- a CDS encoding HupE/UreJ family protein, which produces MDLKKNRLLLLILLLIPLAGFAHGVDETTQLFLVNNKGVSFGPFLYMGAKHMLTGYDHLLFLVGVLFFLYKTKDVIKYVTYFTIGHSFTLLLGVLTDVSINAFLIDAIIAFSIIYKGFDNLGGFKTLFNKQPDTKKAVLIFGLFHGLGLATKLQEFQLDKDGLLVNLLGFNLGVEIGQFLALGAILLCISYWRHYESFLKFSKITNVLLMAAGFLLLGYQLTGYFIS; this is translated from the coding sequence ATGGATTTAAAAAAAAACCGATTATTACTGTTAATTTTACTACTCATCCCTTTGGCGGGTTTTGCCCATGGAGTAGATGAAACGACTCAATTATTTTTAGTAAATAATAAAGGAGTTTCTTTTGGTCCGTTCCTTTATATGGGTGCAAAACACATGCTTACGGGCTATGATCATTTACTTTTTTTGGTAGGAGTATTGTTCTTTTTGTATAAAACAAAAGACGTTATAAAGTATGTTACTTATTTTACAATTGGACATAGTTTTACTTTATTATTAGGCGTATTAACTGATGTGAGTATTAATGCTTTTTTGATAGATGCCATTATAGCATTTTCAATAATATATAAAGGATTCGATAATTTAGGCGGTTTTAAAACGCTTTTTAATAAACAGCCTGACACTAAAAAAGCCGTGTTAATTTTCGGGTTATTTCACGGGTTGGGTTTGGCTACTAAATTACAGGAATTTCAATTAGATAAAGACGGGCTTCTTGTTAATTTATTAGGGTTTAATTTAGGCGTAGAAATAGGACAGTTTTTAGCTTTAGGCGCAATTTTATTGTGTATTTCTTACTGGCGACATTATGAAAGTTTTTTAAAATTCTCAAAAATTACCAATGTGCTTTTAATGGCAGCAGGATTTTTATTATTAGGGTATCAATTAACAGGGTATTTCATTTCTTAA
- a CDS encoding efflux RND transporter periplasmic adaptor subunit — MKKYINKISLLITIVSIISCNSKKENHKGHNHTSEEKEIKHKESEEKHAENELHLTSEQVASANIKVAEITQRKIRNSIAVTGTIEVPPQSKATIYAPLESFVYKTDLLPGDKVKKGQTLAVLEHPNFIRLQYSYLEAVNNNKVTKADYERKKMLLANEITSKKSFQIAEGMYNSSKSLVASYAAQLKMANLSASSILTNGIQQYVYIKAPISGYVVENNLNKGMFLAANSEMMEIIDTDHMHAELNVFGTDITKIKKGDEFVFKPSGIDSEYQGVIKLISQKINDKTKTVNVHGHFEDEKNVLKSGMFINAEILLNGEKTFAIPQAAIIEKEGESFIFAAENSVEFIPLKVTLGNSDTGFVAIKTIEGNNFDVKIVTQGAHFLKGKLLQQAGGMEGHVH; from the coding sequence ATGAAAAAATATATCAATAAAATAAGTTTATTAATAACAATAGTATCGATTATCAGTTGTAATTCGAAAAAAGAAAATCATAAAGGACACAACCATACATCCGAAGAAAAAGAAATAAAACATAAAGAATCAGAAGAAAAACATGCCGAAAATGAATTGCATTTAACAAGTGAACAAGTAGCGTCTGCAAATATAAAAGTAGCCGAAATTACGCAACGAAAAATACGAAACAGCATTGCCGTAACAGGAACAATAGAAGTGCCTCCGCAAAGTAAAGCAACTATTTATGCTCCTTTAGAATCGTTTGTGTATAAAACCGATTTATTACCTGGAGATAAGGTGAAAAAAGGGCAGACCCTTGCCGTTTTAGAGCATCCAAATTTTATAAGATTGCAATATTCGTATTTAGAGGCAGTGAATAATAATAAGGTTACAAAGGCGGATTATGAGCGTAAAAAAATGCTGTTAGCAAACGAAATTACCTCTAAAAAATCATTTCAAATAGCAGAAGGAATGTATAATTCTTCAAAAAGTTTGGTAGCTAGTTATGCAGCACAATTAAAGATGGCAAATTTATCGGCAAGTAGCATTTTAACAAATGGAATTCAACAATATGTGTATATAAAAGCGCCAATTTCGGGCTATGTGGTAGAAAATAACTTGAATAAAGGTATGTTTTTAGCTGCAAATTCTGAAATGATGGAAATTATTGACACCGATCATATGCACGCCGAATTAAATGTTTTTGGAACGGATATTACCAAAATTAAAAAAGGGGATGAATTTGTTTTTAAACCTTCAGGAATTGACTCAGAATATCAGGGAGTTATAAAATTAATCAGTCAAAAAATAAACGATAAAACAAAAACGGTAAATGTTCACGGACATTTTGAGGATGAAAAAAATGTGTTAAAATCAGGGATGTTTATCAATGCGGAAATATTATTAAATGGCGAAAAAACATTTGCAATTCCTCAGGCTGCAATTATAGAAAAAGAAGGCGAAAGCTTTATATTTGCTGCCGAAAATAGTGTAGAATTTATTCCTTTAAAAGTAACTTTAGGGAATAGTGATACAGGTTTTGTAGCTATAAAAACAATTGAAGGAAATAATTTTGATGTTAAAATAGTTACGCAAGGTGCTCATTTTTTAAAAGGCAAATTATTACAACAAGCAGGTGGCATGGAAGGCCATGTGCATTAA